From a single Planctomycetaceae bacterium genomic region:
- a CDS encoding PEP-CTERM sorting domain-containing protein: MKKIAFITVFCVVLLMLLSAQSEANIIQHVEGVSITGDAVILESQMAISGDILTVRLSNLSTTASNSPDDLLSSYYFDIYNSIGQRPELVLLSATGDVYKTDENSTDTLQTANADLKAVAKKDDTWYFSAFNAAANPYLGFGVGTVGNSTMTNNFPGNIVGGIDYSIYAGDVATQSLNDRLFVLNTITFTFSGVTGFAESDVLNSAVFGLGTSPDSTLMFIPEPSTLAILAGGILLFKIRRK; the protein is encoded by the coding sequence ATGAAAAAGATTGCGTTTATAACTGTATTTTGCGTTGTATTGCTGATGTTATTATCTGCTCAATCGGAAGCTAACATCATTCAGCATGTCGAAGGCGTTTCAATTACCGGCGACGCGGTGATTTTAGAATCGCAGATGGCAATCTCCGGCGACATACTGACGGTCAGACTTTCAAATCTCTCGACGACTGCCTCCAACAGTCCCGACGATTTGTTGAGCAGTTATTATTTTGACATTTACAACAGCATCGGTCAGCGGCCGGAGCTTGTGCTTCTGTCTGCGACCGGCGATGTTTACAAGACGGATGAAAATTCAACCGACACATTGCAAACAGCCAATGCGGATTTAAAAGCCGTCGCGAAAAAGGACGACACATGGTATTTTTCAGCGTTCAACGCGGCAGCCAATCCGTATCTCGGCTTTGGCGTGGGGACGGTCGGCAATTCGACTATGACAAATAATTTCCCCGGCAACATTGTCGGCGGAATAGACTACTCGATTTATGCCGGCGATGTCGCGACCCAGAGTCTGAACGACAGGCTGTTTGTTTTGAATACAATCACGTTTACATTCTCCGGCGTAACAGGTTTTGCTGAATCTGATGTTTTGAACTCTGCGGTGTTTGGTTTGGGTACATCTCCGGATAGTACTCTGATGTTTATTCCTGAACCTTCTACTCTCGCAATACTCGCCGGCGGAATTTTGCTTTTCAAAATTAGACGAAAATAA